In one Culex quinquefasciatus strain JHB chromosome 2, VPISU_Cqui_1.0_pri_paternal, whole genome shotgun sequence genomic region, the following are encoded:
- the LOC6031324 gene encoding threonylcarbamoyladenosine tRNA methylthiotransferase yields MSACGEIIDDIEDLIQSQDITPKERYANKTNVTIRAKRVSKAIEAQQNEKLETAEKPILESVIPGTQRIYMKTWGCAHNSSDSEYMAGQLASYGYNITTDKADANLWLLNSCTVKNPSEDTFRNEILAAEKLGKHVVLAGCVPQAAPKSEYMTGLSIVGVQQLDRVTEVVEETLKGHSVRLLQPKKINGKKVAGPNLALPKVRKNPLIEIIPINSGCLNACTYCKTKFARADLVSYPVEEIIERATQVFQEGVCEIWLTSEDTGTYGRDIGSSLPELLWKLVEVIPDNCRLRLGMTNPPYILEHLDEMAKILAHPKVYGFLHVPVQSGSDSVLGEMKREYCRADFERICDFLKQKVPGITIATDIICGFPTETEADFEHTMSLCAKYEFPSLFINQFYPRPGTPAAKMQRIPPDQVKTRTKRLTDLFYGYEPYAKKYTIGDRQTVLVTEISHDKKHYVGHNKFYEQILLPMDKPLLGKLVEVRIAKITKFSMIAEIAQGEKEWVNCTTLSNGETTLTSQGDTVMVVQKQSPVSMFVLVAAIACLVAIAYRFYLKL; encoded by the exons ATGTCGGCCTGTGGCGAAATAATAGACGACATCGAGGACCTGATCCAGTCCCAGGACATCACGCCGAAGGAGCGGTACGCCAACAAGACCAACGTGACGATCCGGGCCAAGCGGGTGAGCAAGGCGATTGAGGCGCAACAGAACGAGAAGCTCGAGACGGCCGAGAAGCCGATTCTGGAGAGTGTGATTCCGGGGACGCAACGGATCTACATGAAGACATGGGGCTGCGCGCACAACAGCTCGGACAGTGAGTACATGGCCGGTCAGTTGGCCTCGTATGGGTACAACATTACGACGGATAAGGCGGACGCGAATCTATGGCTGCTGAACAGTTGTACCGTGAAGAATCCTTCGGAGGACACGTTCCGCAATGAGATATTGGCGGCGGAGAAATTGGGAAAGCACGTCGTGTTGGCGGGTTGCGTTCCGCAGGCCGCTCCAAAGTCCGAGTACATGACCGGTTTGAGCATCGTAGGCGTTCAGCAGCTGGATCGAGTGACCGAGGTTGTTGAGGAAACCCTCAAAGGACACTCGGTGCGGTTGCTGCAGCCGAAGAAGATCAACGGGAAGAAGGTGGCTGGACCTAACTTGGCGCTGCCCAAGGTTCGTAAGAACCCGTTAATTGAAATCATCCCGATCAATTCAGGTTGTCTGAACGCGTGCACTTACTGTAAGACTAAGTTTGCCCGTGCCGACTTGGTCAGCTATCCGGTTGAGGAAATCATCGAGCGGGCTACCCAAGTGTTCCAGGAAGGAGTCTGCGAAATCTGGCTAACGTCCGAAGACACCGGAACGTACGGTCGCGACATTGGATCCTCGCTCCCGGAACTGCTGTGGAAGCTGGTCGAAGTTATCCCGGACAACTGCCGACTCCGACTCGGCATGACCAATCCACCCTACATACTGGAACATCTCGACGAAATGGCCAAGATTCTGGCGCACCCGAAAGTCTACGGTTTCCTGCACGTCCCCGTCCAGAGTGGATCCGATTCGGTGCTGGGAGAAATGAAGCGCGAGTACTGCCGAGCTGATTTCGAACGCATCTGCGACTTCCTTAAGCAAAAAGTCCCCGGAATAACCATAGCCACGGACATCATCTGCGGATTCCCCACGGAAACTGAGGCCGACTTTGAGCACACAATGTCCCTGTGCGCCAAGTACGAATTCCCGAGCCTGTTCATCAACCAATTCTACCCGCGACCCGGAACCCCGGCAGCCAAAATGCAACGAATCCCGCCCGATCAGGTGAAAACGCGAACCAAGCGTTTGACGGACCTGTTCTACGGCTACGAACCATACGCAAAGAAGTACACGATCGGTGACCGACAAACCGTGCTCGTCACGGAGATATCCCACGACAAAAAGCACTACGTCGGTCACAACAAATTCTACGAGCAGATCTTGCTTCCCATGGACAAACCACTGCTGGGCAAGCTGGTTGAG GTGCGCATCGCCAAGATAACCAAGTTCAGCATGATCGCCGAGATTGCCCAGGGCGAGAAGGAATGGGTCAACTGTACGACGCTGTCCAACGGGGAAACGACCCTGACCAGCCAGGGGGACACGGTGATGGTGGTGCAGAAGCAGTCACCGGTGTCGATGTTCGTGCTGGTGGCCGCGATAGCGTGCCTGGTGGCGATTGCTTACAGATTTTATCTCAAGTTATAA